In one Mastacembelus armatus chromosome 19, fMasArm1.2, whole genome shotgun sequence genomic region, the following are encoded:
- the myof gene encoding myoferlin isoform X6 translates to MLRVVVESAKDLPKKKVGSPDPITSVFFKDEKKKTKSIDNELNPVWNEVLEFDLKGTPLDSSSYIDVVVKDYETIGKDKFIGSTKIPLRDLASGQVRSLPSKNVPLANENGQNIGATINLVVSYDPPADAANPNNPHAGDAAVDGGGGGDEQRGETSPDGGQGGSASSGQIGNSRQRGTRTQSRYRLANKPQDFQIRVRIIEARQLPGNNIKPVVKVSVCGQTHRTRIKRGNNPFFDEMFFYNVNLLPSELFDETIVFRIYNSFSLRADSLMGEFKVDVGYVYDEPAHCVMRKWLLLNDPDDSSSGARGYLKVSLFIVGTGDEPPVENRDSNNDQDDIESNLLLPAGVSLRWATLSLKVFRAEDIPQMDDALVQNLKEIFGGEGNKKNLVDPFLEACFAGKKLCTQIIEKNANPEWNQVLNLQVKFPSMCESVKLTVFDWDRLTRNDAVGTTYLNLSRIASSGGEIEEEHARKGEMPSYEANTGDSEVGFLPVFGPSYINLYGSPREFTGLPDPYEDLNFGKGEGVAYRGRILVELSTKLEGKVDKTVDSISSDDILVAQKYQRRRKYSLCAVFHSASMLQEPGEPIQFEVSIGNYGNKLDTTCKPLASTTQYSCAVFDGNKYYYLPWANTKPVVVITSFWEDISHRLDSVNIILYITHHLQSNLEAFKTAILTKVPDNQLAEVWLKLLNQLIEDIESFPTPELDSCSNLTTLDLQIKKLRDRCLATIKEGARRMIQEASEIKETLSDIESWADKLKMLAEEPQSSIPDVIIWMLRGEKRVACSRIPAHQILFSTHNEQACGQHCGKIQTIFLQYPMDKNKGLKVPVQIRVNMWLGLSVHEKKFNSFSEGTFSVFAELYENQAKMFGKWGTSGLVGRHKYSDVTGKLKLKQEYFMPPRGWEWEGDWFIDPEKALLTEADAGHTEFTDEVYQNETRFPGGEWKAASEPYTDVNGEKSRNPGEFDCPPGWAWEDEWTVDINRAVDDQGWEYGVTIPPDDKPRSWVPAEKVYHVHRRRRLVRPRRRTAAPTGKAVERQDLSDPEGWEFSSPIGWKFHSKERSSDSFRRRRWRRRMAPEGRLGACAIFQLEGALQGVDTEEKDTGSKTDVKTFGVNTPFVSCSFDSSYRYHLRVYVYQARNLNSMDKDSFSDPYAHVSFLHFSKTTSKLQATLNPTWDQTLIFNDVEIYGNPENVAQCPPHVVLEFYDSDQVGKDEMLGRSVCPPLVKLNPGNDQTPKLLWCPIIQKGQKAGEALVAAELILKDKSGQVDLPLVPPKRAENLYMVPQGIRPVVQLTAVEILAWGLRNMKPYQMATVSSPSLVVECGGKRVESAVIRNMKKSPNFPSSVLFIKVLLPKDEMYTPPIVLKVIDHRPFGRKPVVGQCTITSLEEFRCDPYVCTAEGAMASKMALMMATPTAHLSINMEESKPLLEAKHVEKEKETIDWWSKFYASVGDQQKCGPYLKKGYDTLKVYNSELENVLDFKGLTDFCSTFKLQRGKNENGDEDPTVVGEFKGSFKVYPLPDDPNVTSPPQQFRELPDSGPQECLVRIYVVQGIDLQPKDNNGLCDPYIKISLGKNTIDDRDHYIPRTLNPMFGRMFEMTCFLPQDKDLKISIYDYDLLNCDEKVGETVIDLENRFLSRYNSYCGLPQTYCISGINQWRDQLKPSQLLENLARMKGLSKPRTEDNGTSLTFNGKDYTLAQFEDNKEIHQHLGPPRERLCLHVLRTQGLVPEHVETRTLFSTFQPNLSQGRLQMWVDVFPKSIGPPGPPFDISPRKPKKCFLRAIIWNTTDVTLDETSVTGENMSDIYVKGWMPGMEEDKQKTDVHYRSLDGDGNFNWRFIFGFDYLPAEQLCLVSKKEHFWSLDKTEFRIPPKLIVQIWDNDKFSLDDYLGTLELDLHNLISPAKSPEKCSLAMMDALETRSLNKSEHANSLFAQQSVRGWWPCAIEQDGKKALGGKVEMTLEIVTEADADERPAGKGRDEPNMNPKLDPPKRPETSFFWFTNPCKTMKFIVWKRFRCLFISLIILIIVLLFLAILLYSLPNYISMKIVKPLS, encoded by the exons ATGTTGCGGGTTGTGGTAGAATCGGCTAAAGATCTGCCCAAAAAGAAGGTTGGGAGTCCTGATCCGatcacttctgtcttttttaaag atgagaagaagaaaacaaaatcgATCGACAATGAGTTGAATCCTGTATGGAATGAG GTCCTTGAGTTTGATCTGAAGGGTACTCCACTGGACTCCAGCTCCTACATTGACGTGGTTGTAAAAGACTATGAAACCATTGGGAAAGACAA GTTCATTGGCTCAACCAAGATCCCTTTAAGGGACCTTGCCTCAGGTCAGGTTAGATCACTACCATCCAAAAATGTGCCTTTGGCCAACGAAAATGGACAGAATATTGGA GCTACAATCAACCTTGTGGTTAGCTATGATCCTCCAGCCGATGCTGCAAACCCCAACAACCCTCACGCGGGAGATGCAGCAGTGGATGGTG GCGGCGGTGGTGATGAGCAGAGAGGTGAGACCTCACCAGACGGGGGACAAGGTGGCTCTGCGTCGTCTGGTCAGATTGGTAACTCCCGCCAGAGGGGGACCAGGACACAAAGCCGCTACCGACTGGCCAATAAACCTCAAGACTTCCAG ATCCGTGTCCGCATCATCGAGGCCCGTCAGTTACCTGGGAATAACATCAAACCAGTGGTGAAGGTCAGCGTGTGTGGACAGACCCACAGGACGAGGATCAAGAGGGGGAATAACCCCTTCTTTGATGAG ATGTTCTTCTACAATGTTAACCTGCTTCCATCAGAGCTGTTTGATGAAACAATTGTTTTCCGG ATCTATAATTCCTTTTCACTGAGAGCAGACTCTCTGATGGGGGAATTCAAG GTGGATGTTGGTTATGTTTATGATGAACCGG CCCATTGTGTCATGAGGAAGTGGCTTCTGTTGAATGATCCAGACGACTCCAGCTCCGGGGCTAGAGGCTACCTTAAAGTTAGCCTTTTTATCGTGGGGACAGGAGATGAGCCTCCG GTGGAGAACAGGGACTCTAACAATGACCAGGATGACATAGAGAGTAACCTGCTGCTGCCGGCTGGTGTGAGTCTGAGATGGGCCACCCTGTCGCTGAAGGTGTTCAGAGCTGAGGACATCCCCCAAA TGGATGATGCACTTGTCCAGAACCTGAAAGAAATTTTTGGAGGAGAGGGAAACAAGAAGAACCTGGTGGATCCTTTCTTAGAGGCTTGTTTCGCAGGCAAAAAG CTGTGTACTCAGATCATTGAGAAAAATGCAAACCCAGAGTGGAACCAAGTCCTGAACCTTCAAGTCAAG TTCCCCTCCATGTGTGAGTCTGTCAAGCTGACAGTCTTCGACTG GGATCGTTTAACAAGGAATGATGCTGTTGGCACAACTTACCTGAACCTGTCCAGGATAGCCTCCTCTGGTGGAGAGATAGAAG AGGAACATGCAAGAAAAGGGGAAATGCCATCGTATGAAG cTAACACGGGCGACTCTGAGGTGGGTTTCCTGCCTGTGTTTGGGCCCTCCTACATCAACCTATACGGCAGCCCCAGAGAGTTCACTGGCCTGCCTGACCCCTATGAGGACCTCAATTTTGGCAAG GGAGAAGGCGTGGCGTACAGGGGCAGGATCCTGGTCGAGCTGTCCACCAAGCTAGAGGGGAAAGTGGACAAAACGGTAGACAGTATCTCCAGCGATGACATCCTAGTGGCACAG AAGtaccagaggaggaggaagtacTCCTTGTGTGCAGTCTTCCACAGTGCCTCAATGCTCCAGGAACCTGGAGAACCAATCCAGTTTGAGGTCAGCATTGGTAACTATGGCAACAAACTGGACACCACCTGCAAACCACTGGCCTCCACCACTCAGTacagctgtgctgtgtttgatg GTAACAAGTACTATTACCTGCCCTGGGCAAACACTAAGCCAGTGGTTGTGATTACTTCATTCTGGGAGGACATCAGCCACCGCCTGGACTCTGTCAACATCATCCTCTACATTACTCACCATCTG caaTCTAACCTGGAGGCATTTAAAACTGCCATCTTGACTAAAGTCCCAGACAACCAACTGGCAGAGGTGTGGCTGAAGTTACTCAATCAGTTGATTGAAGACATAGAAAG TTTCCCTACACCTGAGCTGGACAGCTGCTCTAATCTGACAACACTGGACCTTCAAATCAAAAAGCTGCGAGACAGGTGTTTAGCCACCATCAAGGAAGGAGCCCGACGCATGATACAGGAGGCCTCAGAGATCAAAGAGACACTGTCTGATATAGAGTCCTGGGCAGATAAACTTAAAATGCTGGCTGAGGAG CCCCAGAGCAGCATACCTGATGTGATCATCTGGATGCTGCGGGGTGAGAAGAGGGTGGCCTGCAGTCGCATCCCCGCTCACCAAATCCTGTTCTCCACACACAATGAGCAGGCCTGCGGTCAACACTGTGGCAAGATACAGACAATCTTTTTACAG TATCCCATGGACAAGAACAAAGGCTTGAAGGTGCCAGTTCAGATTAGAGTCAACATGTGGCTGGGTCTGTCTGTACATGAGAAAAAGTTCAACTCCTTCTCCGAGGGAACCTTCAGCGTGTTTGCTGAGCTG TACGAGAACCAGGCCAAGATGTTCGGAAAGTGGGGAACCTCAGGACTAGTGGGACGCCACAAATACTCAGATGTGACTGgaaaactgaagctgaaacaaGAGTACTTCATGCCACCCAGAGGATGGGAGTGGGAGGGAGACTGGTTCATTGACCCAGAGAAAGC TCTCCTAACAGAGGCAGATGCAGGACACACTGAATTCACAGATGAGGTGTACCAGAATGAGACTCGCTTCCCAGGTGGAGAGTGGAAGGCTGCGTCTGAGCCGTACACTGATGTG AATGGGGAGAAAAGCCGTAACCCTGGAGAGTTTGATTGTCCTCCAGGTTGGGCCTGGGAGGATGAATGGACTGTGGACATCAACAGAGCTGTGGATGATCAAG GCTGGGAGTATGGAGTGACCATTCCTCCTGATGACAAACCTCGGTCCTGGGTCCCAGCAGAGAAGGTGTACCATGTTCACCGTAGGAGAAGGCTGGTTCGACCGCGCAGGAGAACTGCAGCTCCTACTGGAAAAGCTGTAGag AGGCAGGATCTAAGTGACCCAGAGGGATGGGAATTCTCTTCCCCAATTGGCTGGAAGTTCCACAGCAAAGAACGTTCATCAGATTCATTTCGTCGAAGGCGCTGGAGGCGTAGGATGGCGCCGGAGGGACGCCTTGGAGCATGTGCCATCTTTCAACTGGAGGGGGCATTA CAGGGCGTTGATACGGAAGAGAAAGACACAGGGTCCAAGACAGATGTTAAGACCTTTGGTGTCAACACACCCTTTGTGTCCTGCTCCTTTGACA GTTCATATAGGTACCATCTCCGTGTCTATGTCTACCAGGCACGGAACCTGAACTCCATGGACAAAGATAGTTTTTCTG ATCCGTACGCCCATGTGTCCTTCCTACATTTTAGCAAAACAACATCTAAGCTGCAGGCAACACTGAACCCAACCTGGGACCAAACTTTGATTTTCAATGATGTGGAGATTTATGGAAACCCCGAGAATGTCGCTCAGTGCCCTCCTCATGTTGTGCTGGAGTTCTATGACAGTGACCAAGTG GGGAAAGATGAGATGCTGGGACGCAGCGTTTGCCCCCCACTGGTGAAGCTGAATCCAGGCAACGATCAGACACCAAAACTTTTGTGGTGTCCCATCATCCAGAAAGGCCAAAAGGCGGGCGAGGCCCTGGTGGCTGCTGAACTCATCCTCAAAGACAAG tcAGGTCAGGTTGATCTTCCTTTGGTTCCCCCAAAGAGAGCAGAGAACCTCTACATGGTTCCTCAGGGCATCAGGCCTGTGGTCCAGCTCACTGCTGTGGAG ATTCTAGCGTGGGGTCTGAGGAATATGAAGCCATACCAGATGGCCACGGTGTCTTCACCCAGCCTGGTTGTGGAGTGTGGGGGGAAGAGGGTCGAGTCAGCCGTCATCAGGAACATGAAAAAAAGCCCCAACTTCCCCAGTTCTGTGCTCTTCATCAAAGTG CTCCTTCCAAAGGATGAGATGTACACACCTCCCATTGTGCTGAAGGTCATCGACCATCGTCCGTTTGGCAGGAAGCCTGTGGTGGGTCAGTGTACCATCACTTCTCTGGAGGAGTTCAGATGTGATCCGTATGTTTGCACTGCAGAGGGAGCAATGGCTTCTAAAA tggctctgatgaTGGCTACCCCTACCGCACACCTCTCAATTAACATGGAGGAGTCGAAACCACTGCTAGAAGCTAAG CATGTAGAGAAG GAGAAAGAAACGATCGACTGGTGGAGCAAATTCTACGCTTCAGTTGGAGACCAGCAGAAATGTGGCCCTTACCTCAAGAAAGGATACGACACCCTCAAG GTCTACAACTCTGAGCTGGAGAATGTCCTAGATTTCAAGGGGCTGACTGATTTCTGCAGCACCTTCAAACTGCAGCGGGGGAAGAATGAAAATGGAGACGAGGACCCCACAGTTGTTGGAGAGTTCAAG GGTTCATTCAAGGTGTACCCTCTGCCGGACGACCCAAATGTCACTTCTCCTCCCCAGCAGTTCAGAGAGCTGCCAGACAGTGGACCCCAGGAGTGCCTAGTCAGGATTTATGTGGTCCAGGGGATAGACCTGCAGCCCAAAGACAATAACGGCCTG TGTGATCCATACATTAAAATATCACTGGGAAAGAATACAATTGACGACAGAGACCACTACATACCCAGAACCCTCAACCCAATGTTTGGAAG GATGTTTGAGATGACGTGTTTCCTGCCCCAGGACAAGGACCTGAAGATCTCAATCTACGACTACGATCTCCTGAATTGTGACGAGAAGGTTGGCGAGACAGTGATTGACCTGGAGAATCGCTTCTTGTCTCGATATAACTCCTACTGTGGCCTGCCACAAACATACTGCAT TTCTGGCATCAACCAGTGGCGGGACCAGCTGAAGCCGTCTCAGCTCCTGGAGAACCTGGCTCGTATGAAAGGCTTATCTAAACCCAGGACTGAAGACAACGGCACATCACTCACCTTCAATGGCAAAGACTACACACTGGCTCAGTTTG AGGACAACAAGGAAATTCATCAGCACTTAGGTCCACCCCGAGAACGACTCTGCCTGCACGTGCTCAGAACACAGGGGCTTGTCCCTGAACATGTGGAGACCAGGACCCTTTTCAGCACCTTCCAGCCCAACCTCTCTCAG GGAAGGCTTCAGATGTGGGTGGATGTTTTCCCCAAAAGCATTGGCCCCCCTGGACCTCCCTTTGACATCTCACCACGCAAACCTAAGAA GTGTTTCCTCCGAGCCATCATCTGGAACACCACAGATGTGACTTTAGATGAGACCAGCGTCACTGGAGAAAACATGAGTGACATCTATGTCAAAGG ctGGATGCCAGGTATGGAGGAGGACAAGCAGAAGACCGATGTCCACTACAGGTCTCTTGATGGAGATGGCAACTTTAACTGGAGGTTTATCTTTGGTTTTGACTACCTGCCAGCTGAACAACTCTGTCTCGTGTCCAAGAAG GAGCACTTTTGGAGTCTTGACAAAACAGAGTTCAGGATTCCCCCCAAGCTGATTGTTCAGATATGGGATAATGACAAGTTCTCATTGGACGATTATCTCG GCACACTGGAGCTGGATTTGCATAACCTGATTTCTCCTGCAAAGAGCCCAGAGAAGTGTTCTCTAGCTATGATGGATGCTCTAGAAACCAGAAGTCTGAACAAGTCTGAGCACGCCAACTCTCTGTTTGCTCAACAATCAGTCAGAGGCTGGTGGCCCTGTGCCATTGAACAGGATGGGAAGAAGGCCCTGGGT GGCAAAGTGGAGATGACATTAGAGATTGTCACAGAAGCAGATGCAGACGAAAGACCTGCAGGAAAAGGCAGGGATGAACCAAACATGAACCCAAAACTGGACCCTCCCAA ACGCCCAGAAACCTCCTTCTTCTGGTTCACCAACCCCTGTAAAACCATGAAGTTCATTGTGTGGAAAAGGTTCCGGTGCCTCTTTATCAgcctcatcatcctcatcatagTGCTTCTCTTCCTCGCCATCCTGTTGTACTCTTTACCG AACTACATCTCAATGAAGATAGTGAAGCCTCTAAGTTAA